Sequence from the Dysidea avara chromosome 5, odDysAvar1.4, whole genome shotgun sequence genome:
TAGCACTAGTCAATGAAAAGTACACAATGTCAATTATTGCCAATAAAATAATcatgattatcatgataattgaATAATTTCCCATAGCCAATACCAATAGGGAAATTATCCTCATCACAACAGCTATCCCAATAGGGACCTGTAAGAAGGCTCAACCCTGCAAACACAATCTTGACACTAAAGCTTTGCTGAATGGAAAGGAAACATCCCCAGACCCAATGATGGCTCAGTCCTCGAACAACATGTCATCTGGACACACTGTAGGAGCCACACAACAGCTAGAGTATGGAACTGGACCTTCAACTGCTTGACGTCTTTCCACCAAAGGCTTTTACTATCTCACCGGAGACTTGTGACGTTAAGTTTTACTCAGAAATTAGTGTTACATGGCCAGACCGATTTTCTGTTATTCAACATGACAGGGAAAGTGATCCAGCCACTTGCCAGAGATGGCAAATTTTACATAGAGCTTTGCACATACATAATGGTCTGTATAAATACAAGATACTACAAGAAACATTTTAAGTTCAAAATTAGGGAtcgtagaaataaaaagtagtagtagtaaacaagggaggtcaccacctatacctacagatataccagtggacatttgtgaccagctgagcaaaaaccagctgtttttgcacattccttgaattccattttatcgcatctctgtaatctatagtaacaaaagagtggacagccaaagttcaGCCTTCTttgatgaatggtcttggagttatagcacttgACAGCTGGAACAATGATAAACTTATTATTTTGTACAGCAACAGTacaggaaataaattacaggtgcttagataattgatcataactcacgattgaaacaagctacacTGTACAAAGATGgaacttggctcaatctgtgcaccatgaacaggcaaatcaatcaaggtatagtgctttccctgtactcctctgtgctgacaaagaagaaggccattccaactaagaaatgacGACGGTGAACGttgtttaccgcatcgtaaataaacgcccataacttacgtatcatTTGCTGTgtgaacacaaaacaaagattttcttactctccacaAACAGAAGAATCCAGTGGtctataggttttattgatgcaagtacacagaaaaatttggaattttcaactagagtaggtaccatagcacatcaataaaaagtaccgaaacaagctggagtagtgcacgatattaaatcatagtaaaacaataagaagtgttatatccctactgtgcatttacttgtttgttaggtttttttgtaaatattattatgactggcctgcccacgcatactgcatctgaaatggcgacGCGTGCcacagctatatcaattatcatctgaaaagtgaagtatccattacacttcgttgtcggctatgttcaacccgatacacagcatttcagatcTAGAACTactcgaaaagcacctctgcaatccatgcataccgaaagaaatggtgccgtgcaccccagttatatcaattaccgtctgaaaagtgaagcatccattacgctttgttgttggctgtgttcaacccgttacacagcagtacgaattgagaactgttcgaaatgcacctctgcaatcaaaacagccactacgaaaaatacagacgatttctgttatgaagggaagccatcatgtgccatcgccaaatcaacactttttgatGTTCGCTGTCAGCatagatgaatgggacacaaaggaggacaccggtaagtccatgaagaatgtattgtacgtcTGCAgttcaaacagtgaaaaaatcaagcccgcagccttagctgttattgagttatgcttgtctgaaggcattgatcagtcagtcagtcagtagaaaatcacgtaaaataaattttttttttaaattccatagcaacttattgaaagcgtttcgggtcaataaagcttgtttgggcatatgcctcatcgtcgtcagggaacaTTGAGggtggttttgggtgatgttatttcgtgggctatgcctactcctttgtggtccctactatacagtactataatatGGTATGATGAGCCTAATTTCAGTGCGTATGAATGCAATTAAAGCATGCATACATTTTTTCATGTAGCACGCGTATTTTAATATGGTTTtatggcaaaatagaattttgcgaaAACAGCCAACATGTTTACGCTCAGCAGATCACATATAATCCCTATAACCTGAACTAATCTTCCTCGCACTTCTTTGTACTTTAGTACAGTGTATACTATTATAACTGGTAAACCTGTatcaaaacaagttgatgttgtgctaattCTAAAACCCAGGTGCCcactaactcatctggaatcaTCCAACTATATATTACGATGTTATTATTTTAGCCAACAGGTTTTTGGTTTTGCAATAGCGTATAATTCTAGGATTTtacaattcatgaaattttcataatacCATAATCACTCGATTTGTGCCCCAGGGGTTCTATTATTTTTTGCCCAAAAAACCCTTCAAGTAGTGCCGCACTGTGGTATTATTCGAGGGTGCGCTTCTAATATTTTAAACCTACCACTACTATAGCTATTCTACAATATAGTTTTACAAAATAATCACAACACGTTGCCACTTACGTGAtcaatttactaactaatatccGGAGTTTCGATTGTGCGGCAGCCGTTTTAAGTTTACCAGAACAATGCTTTCGTTAAATCAAGATGAAGATGAATACTAAAGGTATGAGAGCACTAGTAAAGAGTAATTACGAAAGTATAGTGCAGTACTATTCAAGGGTGTGGcacaattaaatttattttcagAAACAAAGATATAAAGACCTTCAAATAGCACCACACTAGTACCGCACTACAGTACTATTTGAGGGTGCGGCACAAATTAAGTAAATACAGtacttcaattatgttgctatgcactgctaaggaagtacTTAGTAAACAAACCGTTTTTAACAACAttttatgcacagaagtatcttccaaactgttttatagtttgactgtCATgatttttcccacaaattctctcaacaaaaccttaaagctgctcttcatttttgtgcAAGTACGTAAGGTACACACTCTCTTTCAACTAGAAGGGATAGGCTACATTCCTGGTAGTCAACGAGGCCtgtaccattgtttttcagttgttaaacagcTGTAAAACCTAAatggaaggtaattcacaaagtctgaggagaattgccacacctgtatttcagaccgccaaaaagaaaccaagaaactaactcagagcaaagtttacttGTGCGAAAGTTCAaatagacttcatttcacttttaattCTTACATGCAAGCTGCTTTTCATCATTTAAACAACAATTTACTCGCATcggtgcgtacagacaaacataggtagataagtacacacacacacacacacacacacacacacacacacacacacacacacacacacacacacacacatttttacgaaaacaatttcagtaaaccaggcacataCCCATACCAGCTGTGGGCGCAAGCCTAGAATGGTGCTAGGCTTCatgcccaactatcaattactgaaaagtaaagtggccattacgcttcattttctGCTAtcttcagcctgttacacaacattacaaatgacaaacaataagaagtgcctAATCCAGTTACTATGGAAAATAAGGATGGTGCCCATTAAAAATGTAAGGAAGCAATCGCATGCtattgcaaattgacaccttccACTGTCACTGAAGAGATATGTGGTATACCAAAGAGTACCtatcaggctgaagcgacgtctgtctgaagacatcagtcaggcaggaaattaaatatttatattctactgaataattaaattttttaattttgtagtaACCTATTGGTTGGTCGTACTGAAGGTACTATTGGGATGGTTTATACTGTAGTCAAGGTGCCATGAAAGTTTTGTGAGGCCAGTTTCTGGTcaatacatttaaaaaaatgcaAACCTCTAAATACGGTATGGTATCATTACCACAGCAACTTTTTTTTACATGATAGCAAGCTAGGTAGTGGCATAAACAATGCCTTTATCTGGAGAACTACATCAAAACTATTTTTTAATTATTCCAAATTCGTTCATCTTCGCTTCTGGGCCAAAGACTCATTAGACCATTCAATTTATAGCATTAATGGACAGCCAATCCCTCGTTTATCACACCACAAAGATCTTGGGGTAATATTCACATGTGACTTCAACTGGACAGCCCACTATTCATCTATTTCTGCAAAAGCTTATAAAACTTTAGGTCTTATCAGGAGAACTTTTAAAACCAATTGTATGGAAGCCAAGAAAAACTTGTACATCTCATTAGTAAGATCCCAACTAATCTACTGCTCACAAATATGGAGACCGCAATTAATAAAAGACATAACATCACTAGAACACATACAGCGAAGAGCAGCTAAgtatattttaaatgactacacCTCTACCTATAAATCCAGACTGGAACAACTAAACCTCCTACCACTAATGTACATCTATGAAATAAATGACCTTATGTTCTTAATAAAATCATTGAAATCACCATCAGACAACTTTGAAATCAGAGACCATATTACCTTTACCAGTAACTCTACTAGATCAGGGACACATCACAAGCTAACCTACCCTAGAACAACATCAGCAGTAGTGTCACTTTTATTTCAATAGAATCATACGACTTTACAACTATCTCCCAGCTATTAACATTTCATTACCAACTAATACTATCAAACGCCAATTAATCCAACACCTATGGACTCATTTTTCCAATAATTTCAATTCTGATCAAGCCTGAACTTTTCACATCCTTTGTCCATGTCATCGTTGCTCCAGTGTGCCTATCTCCGTTAACTTCAATGAACTGTAACTTTTATTCTGTAATTAACGGTAACCAaaattgttttttttgttttgtttgttttgtttgttttttcacCTTGGATGTCAGCACCCATTGCTGGCATACCTTCAGCATGCAATTTTGATTTTTACTTGCACGCATGCTGtaaagctaaataaataaataaataaaaacaccTTGAAAAACTGCACTCAAAAGGGTGAAATTTCCCAGCTAAAACCAAGACATACTTACAAAGAACACTCACCGTAGTGAAAATTTCCCACGTCTGGGTCATAGAAATAAGCGATCTTCGGTTTACTGGTCATGTTTAATCAGTGGTGATCTCGGCGGTGATATACTACGAAAACAAATTACTGATAATACAGCTAACAAGACTCAATACACGATTCTACATCACTACTCCGACTATTAACAggtaaacacaaacacacaagtaAACCATATATACTCATACCTGGTAACGTACTTTAGCACAACTTGTTTGCTCCTAGACTGTGCATTTATTGGAATATTCATTAAGATCTCGTGATTATTGCGCCAAAACATGAACCGGCAGAAGAGAATCGTTACTGGTTTCAAACTCCAAGGTTTATCACTGCGGGGAGATGCCGCATCCTTGTTGGTTAAACACATGTCGTCGTGTCAGGATGACAGAGAACTCGATAAAATGGTTGACAAAGTACTGGACGCTTTGCGACAGCAAAATTTGAAGAGTGCGCTAGTCAATAAGGCCGCGATTGAGGCGGCGTTAGCTGAATGCAGTGAATCAGATAGTGGAGAAAATCCCCTGGTAGTAATTGATGCCTTTTCTATCCCAAGATTTTACTACAACGCGGAAAGGAAAAAATTTGTTTCTGGACCGAAAGATCTTCCATTATTTGGTGCCGCTAAAGAGAAGACTGCAATATTTCGCGAGAGATATGCTATTTTATTACAACGTACCATGCGTCACGAGTTGTTCTCACCTCCAGCTCCTGGTGTAGACCCTGGCGTAGCTCCAAGCAAGTTTAAACTGAAGACGATAGAGCACGTGTTGAGCAGTGCTGTGACTGGAGATAAACTAGTGGTGTTAGCCATGTTGGCACAAATCAAGGAGGGAAGGTGGTACCTTGAGGACCCCTCTGGAACTGTTGAGatcaatgtcacttcagccaCCTTCCATACTGGGCTATTTGTGGAGACAAGTTTCGTGCTAGCAGAGGGTATTTATGATGGAGAGTTCTTCATAGTGAGTGCCGTTGGTTTCCCACCATCTGAAACATCCGTCGATACCAGGAGCTATTTTGGAAGTATCAATTTCTTTGGGTCTCCACAGGGTAGAGGGAAGATGTCAGATAAAATGGCATTGTTGGAACAAAAGCACAGCAATGCTACAATAGTGCTGCTATCAGATGTGTTTCTGGATGACCCTCAAGTGATGGCACATCTTAATATTCTCTTCAGTGGTTATTCAGAAGCTCCGCCCACTGCTTTTGTGTTTATGGGTAACTTTAGCACTGCCCCTTTTGGTGTGGAGAAAAATGAGACATTTAAACAGTGTTTTGACTCACTTGCTGATTTGATTCAGTTGTTCCCTGAAATAATAGACCAGAGTCAATTTGTGTTTGTGCCAGGACCACTAGATCCTGGCTTATCTAATATTCTTCCAAGGCCACCTATCCCAGATTGCCTGACAGAGTACTTTCGTGATAAAGTTCCTAATGTGGCATTTGCATCCAATCCATGTCGGCTACAGTTCTGCACACAAGAGATTGTTGTGTTTCGTGAAGACCTTATAAACAGATTATCGCGTGCTTGTATACGTGTTCCCAACATGGACACTTTGATGGCAGATCATTTGGTAAAGACACTGATATCTCAGGCTCATCTCTGTCCCTTACCCTTGCACGCCAGACCAATTTACTGGTCACATGACCACACCCTGAGGCTATATCCCCTTCCTGACCTGGTTGTCATTGGCGACAAGTATGACTCATATGCTATAAACACATCTGACTGTATAGTGACCAACCCTGGGTCTTTCTCTAGAAGCGGTTATGAGTTTAAAGTCTACATACCTGGCACTAAACAATTAGAAGACAGCAAGATAACTGACTATGCTGCCATGCAAACAAACTGAATTATATTTTGTATAATTGAAAACAGTTTAATAATTAAATGAAACTTATCTCTTATATAAAACAAAGAGAACAACTAAAAAGTATGGAAGAATTCTGAAGTAGCAGAAAGGCTGGTATACTTGTGATATTATGTAATCCAGCTGTTGAATATCCTCAATAAACAGTTTAGCTATGATGGCTGGTAATATTCCAGTGTAGCACCTGTAAACAAAATTTCACTAGCCTGAGGTGAGTAAACTTGGGAATTAAGGAAGAAACCTTGATTCCCAACTTCCTTAACCCCTGAAGAGTTGCATAGTAACATTAACAAAGGGTTCAAAAGAGTTTTTACAGTAGCTATTCAAACCAACAACCGAACGCTCATAAATCCCAGTAGCTGGTAGACAGCCCAATCAAAGTACAGGTCAAACCTAAAGATGATAGCTTTTGGCTAACTCAATAATGAAAGATGGAAACTTATTATTATAGCAACATTCTGGGCCCCAAATTGTCCTTTTATggagagattccactgtatgaTATAAAATCTAGCTCAAAACAATCACTACACACACGGAATAACTTGTCCATGGTCTCATTTGTATCAGTTTACACTCTGGCAGAGATCAGgacactagtgttgttttagtttatTTACTAAAACCTATTTTAGAAGCATAAATTACTTTTGGTGTACTATACTAAATTAAATCTGAAACTATAACTTGATTTCCTTTATTTACTAAACTTAAACtaaattatattaattttacactAGTAGTTTtactaaactaaaactaaaacctaTTTTAGTAAGCATAAATTACTTCTTGTATACTATACTAAACCAAAAGTCCAAGACTACAAGTTTTTATCTTAAACTTGCTAAAATGTTTTTTCCTACTGGTACTTGAACTAAACTAATTTAAAAACTAAAATGAAAATGTGCAACACTACAGGACACTTATATGGGCTAAAGGCATCGGGATATGTAATTTTGCACTATAGAGGTGTTGCTAGCTGGGTTGTTTACCAGTTTACTAAACTTGTTTTAAGCTTGTACAGTGCAATGGGCGTAACTGGGGTAATAAGTGGTATGTTATATTTAGTAGCACTCACTTAGGGCTCTATGCACCATAATTGTATAGGTGATCATGAATGCACAGCTGTTAAATACAGATACGCTCTTTCAGATGTATCTCACACTACACAAATTACACAGATACATGTACATCCCAGAATGAGATTAAGCACATTGAAGTGTCCACCACACATCACTTTTTTCTGGAAGTATTTTGCAAAGTTTACATTGTTCCAGCCATAAATTGTTAGTTAAGGATGTAAGGCAAATCTCGAGTGCCTTGCATAAAATGTGCATTGTAATTACGTACTATCATATATACGTGATACTACAGAACAGTAATCATCTATATTATTTGCTCTAATGCAGTGTACAGGCAACCTCACCTGTTTTATAGACTGCTTTATATTCCTATGATCTCTATAATCAAATTCAAAATTCTTAGTACTTGTATGATGACAGATGAATTTACAATCGATGCCTGAATAAGTGCGCTTGCATTTGGAGGGACTCTCAACAAATTGTTATGTATACGTGGCATGTAGACTGCACGGAgagaacattaattttactataaACAAAAGATCACAAACATAATTTATACGTGTCTAACTGATAAGGAGAAATTTTAAGAGCTGCTAAAACATACTCAATTAAGGAAGTCACCAACCAACACATCCAGTTATTTCACGATATAAGAAAGTCTCAGTGGGCAGCATGCTATGGAAAAGACACATATGCACAGTATTGTATGACACAAACATGCATGTATAATACAAACATGTATGTTGAAGCATTTCATATGAAGCATGTGAATATGAAGGGATCGAAATTTAACAAGTGAGTAGATGAATGTATTCATATGCTTGTTAAGTTAGAAAGGACAAACTTTCAAATGACTAATAAAATTAGAGAAGGGAAAAATCAGTAGTGGTCCTCAGTAGCGGATCAGTAatcttgatcttgtataatGGTTTCATGTGGATCTGCCACTGTGTTAATTAACAAACGTCATCAGGCAAGTCAAAAATTATAAAGTTGTTAATACTTATaccaattataataataatagtgtaaTCAAGGGATTATATGCTCTGCTAAAATTAATGTACCTTGAAATGTCAAGAATGCAATGTGTCTAATTTATTTGCACGGCATGTAcatattatttatgtatacacacataatTGTATACACTGATCATGATTCAGTTCATCACACCATCTCTAAGCACATTCACAACCATCAGCCAGAGGAGACTCCAAtgcagtggtggatacaggggaggggagggggttgcaatggtttcagctgaaacccccctctgaaaatagtgcgTACACCCCAAATTTATTTATGATTGTTGTGGGAAATCATCaggagttatacatagtgtattatattggGACTTTTTatactggccaaacttcatgcttttacctttgaaatcactgaaaataCCATTATGGCATTTAAACATGATCGTTTTAGTGAGTACATTGCTTCATTAGTGGTAACATTCAACTGTCAAACAATGTTGTGTAGTGATGTTTACTAattcattgctagctagtttaagCTATaaatctatgtagctatagaccACTGACATTCTCCCCAGCAGTctgggatcacagttattgaaaatttcctgaacctgaaacccctctgaaaatttctagatccaccactgcaatggattgtatatacagtggaacctcccttatccggacctctattatccgggcACCTCCGTTGTCCAGACAGCCCAAattagtcatgtggcttgtagtttattgaccataatgaagtttggtttagatgaaaacacaaggagggagcctaaaggttgctgtttatctgtttggtgacttgtttattctactaataataactaccacttggttgctaggtgataatggatttttacagcccaggggagtgacatGAAtactctgtagtgacttccccctctgcccactaaactgcataccactaactgatagcaataacagcattacttgtatttaagttagtcattttagcataatagcatgttattcttagttacggacatttctgagatacggacattTTTGAtatacggacatttctgagatacggacatttctgagatacggacattTTTGAgatacggacatttctgagatacggacagtagtgtgtaccagaccgcccggataagagaggttccactgtaatactgATTCATATGAATAATAAGCATAGAGGCATTATTGCATGAAAGAGCCTGAAAGAGGAAAGCAATACATGCAATGAACCTGATATATGAACTTTCAAATCAAATTAAAAATTGTGACAGTTTATCATAACATGCatgccatgcatgcatgtccaAGCAATAACTTAGTCCAGTTCTTTAAACAAAAAAGCTCCATAAACCAACAATTTAATGCCTTAAACAACCATCACTTAGAGTTGTAATGCTTTCTCAATGAAAGTAACACCTCTTGGTTACATAGTAAATAGTAGCCAAATTTACCGGCTGCATGGTAGAAGGTTAAGTGATATGGATACTTATAATAGTTGCTAACCTGTCTGTATATAGTTGTCTATACTGTATATAGGGACTACTTGTCCATcctgactaacctgtctatagttaCTAATCAGTTTATgttgtctatagtgactaacctttCTATAATTTATACAATTACTAATCTGTCCATGTTGTCAACAGATACTatataacctgtctatagttactaacctgtctatgttGTCTATAGTCACGTAGTTACTAGCCTGTCTATACTATCGGACTATAGCGATTGTAAGACATTACCTTTATAAACCTTTTGTTCTCTACAGTGTGTGCAACAATGAATGTCCTTAACATGTTTTGTTCACATAAACGGATGAGTCCTATATAGCAATATCAGTATGCTTTTAGGAAGATGAACTAGACTCACTAATGCAGGCACAATTATACCTATTCTACCAATGATAATACCACTCCAtcagtttctaattgtttcgtgtaTCTTGTGAATACCTCAAGTTGATGGTTACAGTCAAAGCTACTATAGAttgaaatatagcacttggtTTTGccttaggcctgagtcaaatacgCATGCTCAAAGCGTTGCCCAAAGTACTTTCAGACCAAAAGTTTTACCTATCACTGCATGAAGAAGACTGTTTTACCATGTTTTATTGTTGGTAAATCACTATAAAAATCAAGTAGTAAACTAACAGATGGGAACATTTTGGTTACTGATAGTTTACTTGCAGTAAACCAACTAGTAAAACAACAGTGTACAGTAAAACATGCCTTTTTCAAGCAGtatattatgctcttcagcATTCCCATTATACTCTTAGGATAGCAACATTCCTtataattatcttggaacatttcaatcagtgaatgctctattagagtatttcactacaaagtgactgttctattagagcactctagcctattatgccttttattatgctagcatatttgatgcaggcctagcTACCCTTGTGTTATATTAATCTGCCAACCCAATCTCTTTTGTGCTATATTTTTCATACAACACTTGTGCCAATGCTTAACTTTaagccaggcaaagttgatttaTAGTTTCTCATCATCCATCCACATTACCTATCTCTGAATTCATTACTGCTACAATTGACCATGTGTGCTAGGGTTTCAATATTTAGACAAACTAGTCATCATTTTTAGCTACAGAAAACATTTCTACTGACTTCAAAAAGGTGGCAAACAGGTAAAGTCCCCAGAAGGTTTTGATAATCCTTGTAATGACAGAAAGCCTGCTATTGCTGTGATTTTGAGTGCTTCCTTCAATAATTAATGACCGCTGCCCCCCACCCACACCAAATTTGAGAAAGTGGCTGGTGAGAAACTAGCAATCTACTTTTCCTGGCCTAAATTTGAGGGTTGAGCATATATATCAAATTTATATTAACGAATATACTGGAGCATGCCTTACAAatactagctacatatatacCAGTCAGTATATCACACAAAATCAAGGTTGACAGGTGTGAGGTTTTAGTGCTAGGTAACTAGTAGCACTAAGCACAGTAAGCAGTAGTGGCTTAATGGTTGGTTTGTAGCTATggttataacataattattaataagAACCCAACGTGCAGATAATTTCTGAGTTTGTGCAGCTATCACCCAAGGATGGTTTAGTATTTGTGATGCATATTAATTAAAGATAGCACTTAGGTGGGTTATTATTTATAATGTTTGGTCGACTTGTTGATACATTCAAGCAAAATGTGAATCCATCACAACCATTCAGTGTGAATCTACCACAACTATACTCCTCATATGGTGGAGCTCACTATAAGGTTCATTCCAATAAAGAAATGATACCTCCTTTAATGAGAAATTGAAAACTTTCAACACTTGTACACATCAATATTTGACCAGAATGTTTGACACCAGAAACTGACAAGTATGTATGTAGACTGTTACGGTCTATCCATCATGTGATCCTTGTACCATGAGATGTGAAGAGATCAAGAGAAACAGAGTAATGAATACCGATGCAGTGAAAATATAGTGTACCAAGGCATAAACTTCTTTAatgtaaaataatttattaaCCACCTCACACAATATTTTGCATTGTTTTTTATGAACAACTGGATAAACCATTAAGGGGGGGGGACTACATATTCCTGTAAAATAATTTAACAAAAATTCTACAGTGAAAATTACTGTACCCTTGTACAATATACACCCAAACAAATAAGTTTAATGAATTTTTAGCCATTTCACATCATGTATAACCAATTTGAAAAAAGTGAAGCTGGTGACCCAGCTCCATGCACAATTGTAACTTAACAAAGTGTCAAATCGTGTGAATAATTTCTCCCTATTTCTTGGTCATAGCACTATCTATTACAGTAGGACCCTCATTATCCAAACATCTATGTGCtagttcaatcataaaagtgttcagataagtgaatttgtgcagataaatgaagcccattcatttatatagagAATTTCATTCaactactctgatagaacatgCACTTTCTTTAGTAGAACTCAACTAATGACAAAAATACTACGACCACATTTCGGAAGATAAATGGGGTCCTACTGTACTGAGTTAACTTGAAATATCAGTTGTGACCACATTTCGGAAGTTTATACTTTGGCGTACTACACTAATCACTGAGAAATTGTTTCTTGTATCGTGCAGTACATGGGCGATGGGGacgg
This genomic interval carries:
- the LOC136255551 gene encoding DNA polymerase epsilon subunit 2-like, with product MNRQKRIVTGFKLQGLSLRGDAASLLVKHMSSCQDDRELDKMVDKVLDALRQQNLKSALVNKAAIEAALAECSESDSGENPLVVIDAFSIPRFYYNAERKKFVSGPKDLPLFGAAKEKTAIFRERYAILLQRTMRHELFSPPAPGVDPGVAPSKFKLKTIEHVLSSAVTGDKLVVLAMLAQIKEGRWYLEDPSGTVEINVTSATFHTGLFVETSFVLAEGIYDGEFFIVSAVGFPPSETSVDTRSYFGSINFFGSPQGRGKMSDKMALLEQKHSNATIVLLSDVFLDDPQVMAHLNILFSGYSEAPPTAFVFMGNFSTAPFGVEKNETFKQCFDSLADLIQLFPEIIDQSQFVFVPGPLDPGLSNILPRPPIPDCLTEYFRDKVPNVAFASNPCRLQFCTQEIVVFREDLINRLSRACIRVPNMDTLMADHLVKTLISQAHLCPLPLHARPIYWSHDHTLRLYPLPDLVVIGDKYDSYAINTSDCIVTNPGSFSRSGYEFKVYIPGTKQLEDSKITDYAAMQTN